The stretch of DNA CGAGTCTTTCGGATTACATGAGTCTCAGAGAGATGATGTGTTTAGCAGCATTGGGATGAGAAAATGCTTACACAAAAGAAGCAGAGTGAAGTTTATATGGGGTCCTCCTGGAACAGGAAAGACAAAAACAGTGGCTTCTATATTGTATTCTCTTTTCAGATTAAAATGCAGGACATTAGCTTGTGCTCCAACCAACATCGTTGTTCTGAAAGTTGCTCTAAGGCTAATGGGGCTGTTAACAGATTCTCTCAAATATGATACTTACGGCTTGGGTGATATCCTTCTGTTTGGAAATGGGGACAGGATGAAGGTGGATCATCATAATGAGCTCCTGTATGTATTTCTGGACTACAGAGCTCAAGTACTCAATAAATGTCTATCCCCCTTTGATGGTTGGAAGCCTACTTTGGATTCAATGATATCTTTGCTTCAAGAGCCTAAAGAGCAGTACCTTTCATATTTGAGAAACAAGGGGAGCCTTAATGAAGATTCAGAATCAGACTCGAGCCAAAGTGAAGATGGCAATGAGACAGATGATAATGGCATTGGAGATGTCACTTATATAAAAGGTAAGACCTTGAAAAGGAATGctagaaagcattggaaaaatgtTATTGATCAATCTTTGAAAGCAAGCAACCAGACAACCGATCATCATAAAGATAGTCAAACTGACGAGGTAATCACATTTGAAGAGTTTGTCCGAAAGAGATTTTATTCTCTTGGAGATCGCATGGATTTCTTGATGAAAGGGCTTTACACACATCTTCCAACATCATTCATCGCACTGGACGTTGTCAGAAGAATGATCTCTCTCCTCGATTTGCTTAAAATACTAAAAACCACTACGCAAAATTCTGATCATGCCTCTAGACTGACGATGAAAAGAGGGCAGTTCCTTGAGATCCTTAAGTCTCTGCCTGACCAGTTTGAACTTCCTATTACAGTCTTCACTGGCATACAGTCAGTCAAGAATTTCTGTCTGATGAATGCAAGTTTGATTTTTTGCACCGCCTCAAGTTCTGCTAAAATGCAGACTGAGGGAATGAAGCCAGTTGAAATGTTAATAATTGACGAAGCTGCACAACTTAAAGAATGCGAGTCCCTGATTCCCTTGCAGATTCCTGGTCTAAGCAATGCAATTTTTATAGGTGATGATAGACAACTGCCAGCAATGGTACAGAGTAAGGTAAGAGCTTGATTGGAATACTTGTTATTCTTACATACTTTCTCCATTATTGTCCGTCCACTtaatcatcactttattgttTCAGATTGCAGATAATGCTGATTTTGGAAGGAGCCTGTTTGAAAGGCTTTCAAAATTGGGTCAAAAGAAGCATCTTCTTAAAGTTCAGTACAGGATGCATCCTTCCATCAGTTTATTTCCAAATAACAACTTCTATCAAAAGCAGATTGTCGATGCAGCAAATGTGAAAGAAAAAGGTTACAACAAGGCATTTCTTGTGGAGAAAATGTATGGATCCTACTCTTTCATCAATGTGTCCGGTGGAAAAGAGAATTTCGACAAAGGTCACAGTCCGAGAAACTTGGTGGAGGCAGCTGTTGTAGATCAGATTATCAAAAAGCTCTACAAAAGTAAGACCTGgccttatttttgttttacgaaaTTCATTTTACCTTGTAATACAGTGAGAAAACTGAATTTTGTATATTTAAATCTGTTTTTGGATATATAGAGTATTGCATCACGAAACAGAAAGTCAGTGTGGGAGTAATATCACCTTATAAGGGACAAGTGGGCCTGATACATGAAAACACAGGGAAGAGATATGCCAAGTGCGACAAAAACGAATTTTGTGTCAGTGTTAGATCTGTGGACGGGTTTCAAGGAGGAGAGGAGGATATCATAATAATCTCAACTGTCAGAAGCAATGGAAATGGATCTGTAGGCTTCTTATCTAACCATCAAAGAACAAATGTAGCACTAACTAGAGCAAGGTAAGACGACTAAAAGTCCCAAGTTTGATGACAACTGATAGAAGATTTACTTGACTATGAAGTTTGTTGCGTTTTTGTGTAGGCACTGCCTCTGGGTGATAGGGAATGCGACAACTCTGACGAATAGTGGAACTGTGTGGAAAGATCTTGTGAACGATGCTAAAACACGAGGGTGTTTCTATGAAGCAGACGAGGATGAAGAGGTTGAACATGCTATTCACACTGAGAATGAGACTGTAGACACTTTGTCACGCGAGTTAGCTGCTATAAATATAAGAGGTGGCCGAGGCGTCTCCAAATTTAACATATAGGTGACACTTGTACTGTTCTGGTTACAAAACCCTCGTTAAGAACATCAGCTTCAATATTTTTGTCATCGGGATTGACTTTGTATTTTCGGAATTTAGAATAATAACCGTTTCTGTTTTAGGTTATTCAATAGTTTTACATGTTATGCTGTTACAACTTGCAAAGTTGCAATGGAGTACTCGGTACATGATGATGTGAGCTCATCGCTATTTAGATGAAACTGAATATTGACTAGTAAACCAAATGGCATAGCTGGTTTAGATCACAATTATGAATTATGATAACTTTGCATAGTAATGTAATGTAATGTTGACAAATAAACGAAATGGTAACCCTAAAATTATGATTTTAACATTTTTG from Silene latifolia isolate original U9 population chromosome 10, ASM4854445v1, whole genome shotgun sequence encodes:
- the LOC141606907 gene encoding uncharacterized protein LOC141606907, which gives rise to MFSSQAAYTRSFKLPLLEETRASLCSGMESVGHAPACEITRIDFSKHHKPPKELYYNILTKKITDFRNNGGHYEPEAGDLLALTNTKPRRIEDLINKPGGESLIIALVSPTDDNSDMTRVLLSKDVSAQLRPRIDKPLIRVFATYLANLITNMRIWKALNPDPLVTMNLIPEILRPIPQTGVVDCIDCFSEENIMILDNNLREAIESFGLHESQRDDVFSSIGMRKCLHKRSRVKFIWGPPGTGKTKTVASILYSLFRLKCRTLACAPTNIVVLKVALRLMGLLTDSLKYDTYGLGDILLFGNGDRMKVDHHNELLYVFLDYRAQVLNKCLSPFDGWKPTLDSMISLLQEPKEQYLSYLRNKGSLNEDSESDSSQSEDGNETDDNGIGDVTYIKGKTLKRNARKHWKNVIDQSLKASNQTTDHHKDSQTDEVITFEEFVRKRFYSLGDRMDFLMKGLYTHLPTSFIALDVVRRMISLLDLLKILKTTTQNSDHASRLTMKRGQFLEILKSLPDQFELPITVFTGIQSVKNFCLMNASLIFCTASSSAKMQTEGMKPVEMLIIDEAAQLKECESLIPLQIPGLSNAIFIGDDRQLPAMVQSKIADNADFGRSLFERLSKLGQKKHLLKVQYRMHPSISLFPNNNFYQKQIVDAANVKEKGYNKAFLVEKMYGSYSFINVSGGKENFDKGHSPRNLVEAAVVDQIIKKLYKKYCITKQKVSVGVISPYKGQVGLIHENTGKRYAKCDKNEFCVSVRSVDGFQGGEEDIIIISTVRSNGNGSVGFLSNHQRTNVALTRARHCLWVIGNATTLTNSGTVWKDLVNDAKTRGCFYEADEDEEVEHAIHTENETVDTLSRELAAINIRGGRGVSKFNI